The window GCAATGGAGTTCGCGAATCCAGTGCAGTACCAGGTAGAAGGCAGGGcttcagaggaagagaaagaaagcctAAACATCAGGGCAACATCAGAACAGGATGCCCTGTAATTTGCTTAGTAAAGAtgtaggaagaagagaaggaaagattaGGTTTCCCTGAGTGAGGACACAGAACAGCATCGGGCTTAACACAGCTGCATGGCTGTGCCTACAACAGCAACGGCCTGAAGATACACTAGCTGAGCTGAATAAACCTGAGCCAGTCACTTAATGTCTTTCTTTGTGCCTTCATTTCCCCAGATGCACAGTGTCAACGGTCACAGTGCCTTCCCTCACACAGTGAGTGTGAGGAGTGTGTTAGAATTTATGAAGCGCTCAGAACAGTTCTTAGCATATAGTAAAGACTCAAGAGTTACAAATCAATCTCCGAGGAAGGGTGCCATTCCTACACCTTCCCATGGACACAGTTTATGCTCTCAGGCCCACAGAAGTTTTAACTAATGATGATTTCATGATTCTAACAATTATTAGCCAAGTAGCTTTTCCAGCTGAAATATGACCTGGGAGGTCCAAGCGCCATTCTTACCCAGTTTGGAGAGGTCAGACTCTGTGGAAGTTTGGATGGATAACTTCTCCATGTGGTGGAGGTTTGGGAAATCTCCAGGGATGACTGAAAGCACATTTGGTATGACATCTAGTCCCACAGACAGTTCTTTCAGGCTCAGAAACTTGTCTAGGTTAGCGAAGAGTTGATCTGGGAAGCAGCACATAGTTTCCATCACTCAAGAGTCCCGAGTGGGTGTTCTTAAGTGTGCTGTGATTTTTAGATATTTTCATAACAAAACATCTCAGAGATCCTAAcatctgtttaggaagcacatccATGAAGCACCTACTGTCTGCAGTATCTGCTGGTCATTGAGCATAGGGGAAGCTCCATGGTGCTCTCCAGACTCACAAAATTAATAAGACAGCCTCCCCAACCAACAACAGCATGGGAACAACTGGTTTTGTACATGTAAAAGAACACAGTTAGACTCTTACTCTAACTCATAAAAAAGTAACAAATTGGATCAATGACACACTTAAGAGCTAAAACTATAgaactcttagaagaaaacagaTAGTCCTCACAACCTTGGATTTCATGATGGATCCTTAGATATGCTATAAAAagcagtagcaaaaaaaaaaaattggacctaggatggctattcttggttgttaacttgactgcatttaaaattaactaaaacctaaaTGGACTGGGCACACCTGAgggatattttttttccaaattagatCATTTGAAGTGGGGAGATCaacttctaatctggattttgGAGTGGGAAGATCCATCATTAATCCGGGCCTCTCCTGATAGTCTgtgtaaggacatggaagaaggaagctctctctttgcctgcttgctctcactctcccTAGAAAAGACATTCATTCACTGGTATTACAAtctacttctttaggattctgGCATATTgatgaccagctgagacatctagcctcaTAGACTcaacaactactagattcttggaccttctatgggtagacagccattgttggactagctggaccacagcctgtaagccattttaataaatcccctttctgtTTATATCTAGactcattccataagttctgttcctctagactAATACAGACCCTGACTAATATAGACCTTATCAAATTGACAATTGTTCATGTGTCAGATGACATTACAATGACAATCTACAGAATAGgagaaaatgtttttcaaaaaaacATGTGTGATAAAGAGTTTTGATAGGTTTAGGTTAAAATCCACAAGACAAAGAAGAACTCctgcaacagaaaaaaatgatgattctgtttgttttgttttgtttgacaaaATTTTACTCTGTAGCATTGGCTGGTCCAGACTCattcattatatagcccaggctagtctcaaagtCAGGAGAGCCCTCTTCACTCACCCTCTGGATTCCTACAAGTGCGGGTATGAACCTCAATGCCTTgacaaaatgtttgttttattttattttggtgttttgttgttgttgttgttgttgttgttgttgttgttgttgttttggttgtggtttttggagacaaagtgCTATGGCTCAAAGCCAGCTATTTGTGCTAGGCAAGAAATCAACCAACGGAGCTTTATCTCCAGCCAGTTTACTTAAAAGTCAATCAGTGCTTTCAGAATCAGTGAGTTGGTATTTATCATTAAATTTAGATGCCTTTTCAGGGACAGGATGCCCTGTAATTttctggggagatggagagagatggaGCAAGTACATAATGAAGTTAAgaccaatctgggctacagaagacatcatctcaaaaaaaaaatttctttttaacataCATAAAATCAAAGCATGTCCAATCATTTAACAGGCCAATGAGAAAAAAAGCTTTACTATGAAtgatcataaaattaaaaagttaaatatttacAGTGATATCAAAACCTAGAAACAGACTTAATGAAATGTAGGTGGAGCTCACACTGAAAACTATCAAATATAATTGAGacttcaagacagaaataaatggagattatttcccacttttaTACTGATATTATGGAGAAGCTAACCCCCACCTCCTCTTTCAGGCAGTGAGGGGGCAGATGATTCTCTATCATTTATCAGCAACAAACAATTCAAACTCCCTTATTAATGACCTTGAGAGATGAAATACTGATAGTAATGCTTTCCTAGTTTTGTCTGAGGTACTTCAAACCCATTCTATGATTCAGGGACTGTCACTGAATCATACACTGTCCCAAACAGTGAAAGTACTTAGATCTCTCCTGTCAAGGCACATTTATGACCTTGTGCCTGAGAATTTTCATTCATATAAAACTAAGAACAAGAAAACACATTGTCAATCAGAATGGTTAAGTGACAATCGGGAATACCTGGTAACTGGTTTGTCCCTGAGACCTCAAGCGACTGCAGGACAGGCAGGCTGAGAAGCAGCTCCTGTTCTGCTGCACTGAGCTCCAGTCTGTGCATGGAGCACTTGGTGACAGAGGTCTTATTCAGCTCCAGAGCTGGGCGGATGCTTTCAAGAAAGCCACTGCTGTGCTTCAAATGGAGTTCAATATTCTGTGATGCTGAGAAGACTTCCATTAGGACCCGGAGCAGTGCTGAGTCTGTTGGACCCATGTTGTCCACTCCGACTTCCAGCCTAGGGATCTTGTACGGCTTGGGGGACAGTTTCCAGTACCCTTCACAGATGTCTGGTAGGGCCCTGGGTCGGATATTTATATGGTTCTTTATGGCCTCGTCATATGCAATAGAAGTTTTCTTCCATTCATTTATATGCTCAAAGGCAGATGTGTAGTCTTGATCAATAGTTGGTGGCTGCATTTTTTCAAAATATGTCTTGAATGCATAATCTACACGAGATGttgttttatttccatttatggAAAATTTTATACCCCTCAAGAGTAACAGGCTTTCTGGGTGGTCCCCAAAGTACTGATAATTCAGTACTTTCAAAGCCAGTGTTCTCCCTCGAAGGAATTGCAAAATAAATGGAGAACAGGCAGCCACCGTGTTGCTTTCATAAGCAAAGTTTAGAGCAATGCTCAGTAGATGTTCTGAAACGAATGAAGAGAAAGCTTCAGGAGATACCTGCCACAACCCCCGAACAAACTGCATCCACAGGGAAGTTTCTGGATGCAGCTTCATGTAATCCTCATTTTCAGACATGTTCTCCAGCGACTCTTTATCATGCACCAACTGAAGCAAATGAGATACAATTTTTGGCCCTGCCGTTGATGAAGGGTGGCTACAGACATACTTCAAAAATATGTTATAGGAGTTTATAGCCTTCATGGGTGAAttaatttttctcaaataatCAAGTCCCAGAtcttggtcttcctgcctctctgaaGCCAGGAGTTCAGATAGCCTCATGGCAGCCAGAAATTCTTGGAACAAAGGACTTAAGAACCGATAAACTGGTCTCAGTCTCTGGGCAGAGAATTTGCTTATCAAGCAGGTGGTCAGATCTTCATCTTCATCAACACCTGCTTCTGAGAGGTCATCACTACTGAACTCAAAGCAAGACGAAAAAAGGCCTCTCAAGGCCAGCTGGCCACATGAGGATACAGTGGCCTTGAGAGGCTCAGGTGTAGCCTTGTGTTTTAAGGAAAGGTATTTCATATAGGACTTGAAAGCTGCCACATCATGAAAGGACTGGTCAGAAGGATTTTGAAACCAGTCAGTACAGACTGCTGCCATAAAGAGAGGAGTTTTGTGAATTCCCTGTAAATCTTCATTATTTACAAAGTAAACTATAAACTCTTCCACACGGGTTAGATCATGTGAGAATAACTTCCGTAATACAGAGATAGTGTTATAGAAGGGAAACTCTTTGATCTCTAGAATTGTATCTAGGTATGGGCGGATGTTCCTGGCCCTGTTTGTATGGACAGTGATCAATAAGCAGGTTCGGGTCAAGTAGTTTCTTGTAATCAGGGTTTCTATGGCTTGGGGCAGTGAGTCCATCCCATGGTAGTCATCCAACAGGAACAGCACCTGGTGTTTTAACTGCTGGATGATGCTGCTCAGGCCCACTTCACTAatgcatcctcctgcctctaggagTTGGGCACAGATGATGTCAGCCAGCCCCTGGTCTGGTCTGGTGGAACCCAGGGAGATGTAGAAGACCAGCTGGAACCTGTTCAGCAGGGGACAGCATCCTGATGCCCAGAGAAAAGCTGTTTTCTTCAGGAAGGTTGTCTTCCCACTGCCAGtttccccctccacacacatgacGGAGTTGAGATTGCTGAGGACCTCAGGAAGCATCAAGGCCTCTTGCACCGGCCTGCTGATGTGCTTTGAAACCATGGACAGGTCACAACCAAGCAAGTGGTCAGTGCCGAGGCCGGAACACACCTCTGGCAGATTCAGGTGGCGGAAAGTGGCCTTGGTGTAGGCTCCTCTCAGCTGCTCACTCAGACTCTTAGCCTCTTGAATCCACTGGGCTGCACTCTGAGCCAGGTCtgtggagaggaggggggagagggaggtgcACCTTCACATTTCTCAATCCTAATGTGATTACTTTGCTTGTCTGCTAAGGGTGGATCAGGAGTCTCCACTTCCCAGACATCCATCCCCCTCCTCATGATCCTCTCAGATCCATCCATAGCATCAGAATGTGTCGGGGAAAAGTCTAAGGTTCCTCATTTGACAGGGATTTAGACATCGTGGCATCCTAACTTGCCATTTAAGATCTCAGGAATCCCGCTTGCTGCAGGATGCCTTTAAGACTGGCTGGTTTGGATCTCACACAAGGACCGCTGTCACTAGTCCTGCATTCACTCTCAAGATGTCACAGGAATGCTGACACTCTCTCACCCACAGTTCCCTCCATGTCAGTGCTCTCCTCTCCAGGAGCTCCTTGGACAATTATAAATATACTTTCCTTTTAAATCctaacatacaaatacacacaatcCCATGTTGCTTTCAATTTCTTACCGGCCACCGTAGAGTGAATGGCCACTGGATCCTCGTGATTGCTTTCACCCATGGTGCTCTTTGAAAGAGaaattctttattaaatcaaagtTTGCATAATACTGGGGTGTTACATTATCATTGAGGGCCTAATGCCTTATAAACATCGCAAGCATTCCACCAACTGAGTGACATCTCCAGCTCTTGCAATGTCATGTTTAAGTTCACAAATACCATGCACATACCATGTAAACCCAAAGTTGCTTATCTTTTTGGTTTTCACTgccttttgcttcttttttcctgtttgttgttggtttgtttttgtcttttgagatgcAGCTTTATACTATCATCCAGGCTGatcctgaactcacagcaatcttcttgcctcaactGAGAGTGTTAGCTTCCAGACATGAAGCACGATGCCCagctttggttttgctttgcgAGATGACAGCCATAGCCCACCTACCATATAACCTCAGTGTGAAGCAGTTTGTATAGCTATGGAATGGACACTCAGCTTCCACACCAGAAAAATAGGTTTTCTGATTTTACGATTTTGCATTTGCTTTTGTTCACAAAGCACATCCATGGCCCAGGGATGTATCTCGCTCCTAGAGTGCTTtaccatgcacaaggccttggatTTGCTACAAGAATCAACATCAAAAACCAAATCAGCTGGACACAGTTGCACACATTTGTATCCTAGCATTTTAAACCTGAGGCAGAAGATCACAAATCTGTCTGAAGCAAAACTCCAACCAAGGAAATTGACACATGCTGTTACAGTTCAAGTAGGAAGTCAAACCCACTGCCTCCCAAAGAAGATGACAGATGGGATCCGTTTAGTCTGCACGGTCGTCAGGTCTAAGTCTAGAAGAATCTGATGGTAGTTGCTTAGTAAAAACTTGtagaatttatttaattaatatttacaaACGGCAATTGCTGTTCAAAACCTTGTTCAACCACAGGATCATGCACTTCGAGGCAGAGAAGGGTCAGTGTCCATTACCATGGCTTCTGGAAGTGCACAGTGGCTCTGAAGGGCTGGAATCACTTCTGCAGAGGACTTCAGGTTTTGGAGAAAGACACAGCTAAgcagaaaagataaaaatcataaaatagttCCATGCAAGTAAGCATTTGTTTCAGGTTTttaatacacacatgtacagagagagagagagagagagagagagagagaggagagagagagagagagagagagagagagagagagagagagagagctaagaaTTAAGTACAGAGCTATGATTTTCAGTGATtctgtcagtgttttatcatatgAGACACTCAGACTGTGGCTTTCAACAATTTGGCACATATGGTTCATAAAGTAATGGTAAGAACTGAGAATGTGGTAGGATGAATGCATAGTTAATGCCAGTTCATGCAAACAGCTAAAATGAACTTAAAGACTCAAAAATAATAACCCATCCTGTGTAGGGCAGAGAGTAGGGTCTTAGGGATCTGTTGGCTGCTTGCCTAGttacagtttcagtgagagaccgtaTCTCAAGGGAACACGGTACAGAGTAACAAAAGAGAAtgtctgatgtccttttctggctttGTAAAATACACAAGatgacatctgcacacacacacacacacacacacacacacacacacacatcacatcacatcacatcacgttacagagtaaaaaaaaatttaaaagagtaaaatacAGATTCCtggaacaacaacaataacaaaaagacagtagaaaaacaaaaaagaacagcaaGGAACCTGCTGCTTTGGAAAATATTTGCATAACAGCGTAACACTGAAGATGTGTGAAGTCTGCAACAGGAATTCCACATTGTCTTTCCTATCATAGAGATACACGTATGACCGCTGGGAAATGTGTACAAGAATACTCCTCTTTTTAATCAACTGTATCCAATTAGTGTTGTCCATATATGCACAGGCTTAGAGGCATCTACTGGAGCTTGGACAGCTTACCAGGGGCCAcctccctaaagaaaactgattctccttccCTCGTCAGGCAGACATTGACTGCCACTAGCTCCTCAGCTAAGGATGGGGTTTTGAATAGACTGATCTTGTGTAGGGTCTTGTGTATGCAACTACAGCCATTATGAATTCATGGCTACAAGGGCCCTGTCATATCCAAAAGACACTGTTTCCTAACAATTCTTCTCaatctctggttcttacagtctctctaatccctcttccttgatgttttttCAGTTTTGGTGGGAGGGGTATGATGTACATGTCCACTTTAGGGATGAGCTCTCCCTAATCACTAATCTTCTTCACTTtgatcagttgtgagtttctgcgaTTCCTCTCTCTTTAGTGTCTGAACTGAAGTGCTTCCAGCCCCCCATCAGCAGTGGAAAGCACAGAGGTATCCtataagttatttttaaggtgttATGCGATACCTGGCTGATAAAATATTGATATTGCCTGTCATCATTTTGCATCTTGCTATGGCCTAAATAACTTATAGGACACtttaaaaaacaagacaacaaaaaacaaacaaacgccgCAAAACTGAACCTGCTGGAGCATGCCTGTGACCCAggtcttgggaggtagaggcaggaggatcatgaatgtCAGGCAATCCTCCCTGTacactgagtttgaggtcagcaggGATGAGCAAGACACCTGTCTCAAACAtccactgctgtggatattgctatgtatgctgtgaatgtgttgctctgatttggttgataaattaaaatgctgattggccagtagccaggcaggaagtatagtataggcaggacaagcagagaggagaattctgagaacaggaaggctgagtgaagagatgctgccagccattgccatgagaagcaagatgtaaagatactggtaagccacgagccaagtggcaaggtatacatttatggaaatgggtaaatttaagatgtaagttctagctagcaagaagcctgagctattaggccatacagttttaattaatatgagcctctgtgtgtttacttgggtccaagcagctgcaggactggtgggttaaagagatttgtcctgaccacgggccaggtgggacacaggaaaacttcagctacaatccACTCCCTACTGCTGCccatgaaaaggaaagagaaaaaaaagaaggggtaAGCCATACATGCCTGTGATCTTGGCACCCTGAGGGCAGAAGGGTCATGAGTTCAtagggagagcctgtctcaaaacttcagggttgaagatgtagctcagtggcagaagtaATTCCCTTCCATGGGGGTTCTATCCCAAGCACTTCAAGGGGAAAAATGGCAAACATAGGTTTTATAGTATAATAGCTCAGTACTTAAGTAGGTACTTAGTGTGCATGACATCCTTGattcatcacacacatacacacacacacaaaatgagagagagagagagagagagagagagagagagagagagagagagagagagagagagaaacaacaacCAAAGAGTAGACAGAGCTAAATA is drawn from Peromyscus eremicus chromosome 11, PerEre_H2_v1, whole genome shotgun sequence and contains these coding sequences:
- the LOC131921489 gene encoding baculoviral IAP repeat-containing protein 1e-like, with the protein product MATHGEASEERISEIDYEFLPELSALLGVDAVQLAKSQEEEEHQERMKMKKGFNSHMRSEAKRLKTFTTYDNFRSWTPQDMAAAGFYFTRVKLGVQCFCCSLILFGTSLRKTPIESHKKFRPECEFLLGKDVGNIGKYDIRVKSPEKLRGGKARYQEEEARLESFENWPFYAHGTSPRVLSAAGFVFTGKRDTVQCFSCGGCLGNWEEGDDPWKEHAKWFPKCEFLQSKKSSKEIAQYIQSYEGFVHVMGEHFVNCWVRRELPMASAYCNDSVFANEELRLDTFKDWPHESPVAVEALVRAGLFYTGKNDIVRCFSCGGCMWKWEEGDDPLEEHTKFFPNCVFLQNLKSSAEVIPALQSHCALPEAMSTMGESNHEDPVAIHSTVADLAQSAAQWIQEAKSLSEQLRGAYTKATFRHLNLPEVCSGLGTDHLLGCDLSMVSKHISRPVQEALMLPEVLSNLNSVMCVEGETGSGKTTFLKKTAFLWASGCCPLLNRFQLVFYISLGSTRPDQGLADIICAQLLEAGGCISEVGLSSIIQQLKHQVLFLLDDYHGMDSLPQAIETLITRNYLTRTCLLITVHTNRARNIRPYLDTILEIKEFPFYNTISVLRKLFSHDLTRVEEFIVYFVNNEDLQGIHKTPLFMAAVCTDWFQNPSDQSFHDVAAFKSYMKYLSLKHKATPEPLKATVSSCGQLALRGLFSSCFEFSSDDLSEAGVDEDEDLTTCLISKFSAQRLRPVYRFLSPLFQEFLAAMRLSELLASERQEDQDLGLDYLRKINSPMKAINSYNIFLKYVCSHPSSTAGPKIVSHLLQLVHDKESLENMSENEDYMKLHPETSLWMQFVRGLWQVSPEAFSSFVSEHLLSIALNFAYESNTVAACSPFILQFLRGRTLALKVLNYQYFGDHPESLLLLRGIKFSINGNKTTSRVDYAFKTYFEKMQPPTIDQDYTSAFEHINEWKKTSIAYDEAIKNHINIRPRALPDICEGYWKLSPKPYKIPRLEVGVDNMGPTDSALLRVLMEVFSASQNIELHLKHSSGFLESIRPALELNKTSVTKCSMHRLELSAAEQELLLSLPVLQSLEVSGTNQLPDQLFANLDKFLSLKELSVGLDVIPNVLSVIPGDFPNLHHMEKLSIQTSTESDLSKLVKLIQNSPNLHVFHLECDFFSNCESLMTVLASCKKLREIELSGQCFEAMPFVTILPNFVSLKILNLKRQQFPDKETSEKFAQALGSLRNLEELLLPSGDGIHQVAKLIVRQCLQLRCLRVLAFHQTLDDDSVMEIAKGATSGGFQKLETLDLSMNHKITEEGYRHFFQALDNLPNLQVLNICRRIPDSIQVQATTVKALSQCVSRLPSLTRLEMLSWLLDEEDMKVINAVKERHPQSERLTVLWKWIVPFSPVIQK